In Mus caroli chromosome 16, CAROLI_EIJ_v1.1, whole genome shotgun sequence, the sequence AATGTTGTTGATCTGTAAATGTCTGCTGAACTTGGGGAAGACATCCTGGACCAGAAACTGAAAGATAGAAGTAAggctggggtttttgtttttgtttttgtttccttccctcactccctttGAAATAAAGCCTGTTTGTTAAGAGCTCCTCAAATCCAAGCCCCAGGAACCTAGAGCCTAAATTTAGATTGCCATGGAAGGTCAACGGATCCCCTCGGGGCAGGGTCAGCCAGCAGCTGCTAGAGATAAACTTTGCTTTTCTGCAGACTCAGGCCTTTCTGTCACACGATTAATAGGATCCTGTGCCATTTCCCCTGGGAAAGCAGAACAATAGCAGGGCAGGAGCAGGTGGCCTGCCTGGCAAGCCCCCTACCACCCCAGACTCCCTGGTCCTGGCCCTTTGCTGCACTCTGGCTATGCTGACCTCTTTCTGCTCCAAGGTCAGATCCGCTGGGAGCCCTGTCCCACCTCTAGGGTGATCTACTTAGTTTTAGTTTGTAGTGTTGGTGATGGAACTTGCTAAGCAGTGCTCTACCCCAGAGCTACATTGCCTAGCCCAAATGCATCTGTACACCAGCATCTTATACTCAGATTTCCAACTGCTCCTTGGGATCTTCTTCCTGGACTCCTGCTGCGATGCCACCTTTTCAGAGAACCCTCTGCTGGGTTTTGCCTTCCTACCTGGTGCTTTGTTGGCAGTTTGTTTATTAAGTGGCCTGTGCTGTGTGCTCTGGGGGAGACATTgtccagtgcacacacacacacacaaaatccccaAGGAAGGATCTGGGGTGGTCACTTGGGCCACCTTCAGTTTTGAGGAGGATCAAGGAAGCAttgccagccctggctgtccttttcTGGAGTGGTTTTGGTCCCGCTGCATGCTGGAGAATACGGCATCTAAGGTTCCACTGGCAATTATGAATTTACCAAAGGTATGTGAACTTGCTCGGATCATTCTGGGTGCCAGGCTGGGGACAGTACCAAAATGGCGGATAGGAgggcagacagaaggaaggggagcATGTCCTGTTGTTCGTAGCCCCAAATAGTTGAAAGCAGCAAGCTGCTTCTTGTCTGGGACAAATGTGTGTCCCAGAAGATCCCCTGTATTCTCGGGACACTAGTAGGAGAAAGCCAGCAGGCAAAAGCTATCCTGGCTTGGACCTTCTGGGGCCTGCGTGTAGAGAGATATTCTCAGATGTGTGCATCAGCACATCCTGCAGAACAGCAAGACAAGCCAGGAACAGTAGGAAGGTTCATTCCAAGGCCCAGGGAAGATGGATCTGGTTGAAGTATAAATTGTGTAAATATTCTCCTGGTCACTTACAGCCAGCTTAGTCTAGGCTGCTCCCAGGATCCAGTTCTTTGTCAGTGGGCAATGAGAGCCATAGAGGATTACAGGCCAGGGCCTGCAGGAGTAGCCTTGTTGGGTCATCTGAAGAGGGTTCACTAGTTGCTCCAGGAAGGTGCCTGGGAGCTTGAAGGGAGGGGGCTGGCAAAACAAAATTCTGCAGACTGGAGCAGGGGGAGCAGAATTTGAGTTTACATCCACTGAGCAGGAGAAGGGTCTGCAGAAAAGCACGGGTCTCTAGAAGATAGAAGGCAGCAGGAAATATATGATAGCTGGAAGAGGTACCAGGGAGGACAAGGAAGGGTGTGTATGTGAggctctccctctgtcttctaagAACAGTTTGTTGTAGGGTGAAGTAGGCAATGACCTGGCCTCATAGACCTCTAGCTCAGAGCCATCTCCGGAAGGAAGCAGGAACCCATAAAGGGAGAGGTTTACCAAAATCTCCACATCTGTGGCTGGCCTCAACAATGTCATCCTTTCTCTATAGAGGCCCTGAGTTCTTTTGAGCAGaggaaaccaacaaaacaaaccccccaaacagaacaacaacaagaacagaaGACAACAAAGCCCAGCTGGAGTCCAGGGTTAGCTGGAAAcaaagggagcagggaggagtgTTCACTGGAAAGAGGCTGGCGCCCTAGTTTGGTTGTGGGCTGTGGGGCCTGGTGCCCCCACCTGAGCCTCAGGGACCCAGTGTGTCTAACCCAGTGGACCTTTCAAGAAATTGCTGGGCCATTGTGCAGAAGAATGCCCGGAAATCCCGCGGCTCCCTCCTCCACCGAGGATGGGGGCTCTTCCTCCTGGCCAGGAAACTCCAAGTTGGCTTCCGTAGGGTGGCCTGGGGGCTGGGGTGGCAAAGCACCACAACTATTTGTAGGATGGCATAGCCTTTCTATGTCCCATCGTGTCTCTGCTGTCCCAGGATTCCAGTATgctgtgctgggatcacagcctATATGCTGGAGAAGACTGGACGTCGGAGAACCCTCAGGGATTGCGCAGCATCCCAGAGGAGAGCACAGGCCCTTGCACTGCTCACTTTGTGTCAGGCCAGTTCCAGGGAAGGAGTGAGAACTGTAGGCGGTGGTTAGGCAGGATCATGAATAAGGTTATAATTAAGGGCAAGCCCAACACAGCCTTGCCTAGCATCTCCGCTTGGTGTGCCAAGGGACAAACGGCGGGCGTAGAGGTTTGTTTCACCTGTGCACAGGGGCTCAGAGAACCTCCAGGTCAAGCGtctgcagagaggagagaggagttggAATGATCCGGGATGTAGCAGGTGGAGCTGGTGAGTGTAGGCTAGAGGTCATGCTGCTAACAGTGGAGACAGGGGCGCACAGATCTCCTGTGTACCTGCCAAGATCAGCCCCGACTAGGACAGAAATTGGTAGGGTCTCAGACTGCAGTTCTGCAGGGTGCGGTTCGGGTGAGCAGGACTAGTCCTGCTCGGCGTGGTTTCAGTAACTGTAGCTGTCAGGGGGTCCGCGATTGGCTGTGGGCCGAAGGTCTGCTCATGGATTGGTTGAGCTAACTCGGGGGGCTGCGCCCTGGGGGCAGAGTCCGCCCCCGAGACTTCAAATAGGACAACAGGTTACTTCAGAACCCAGTTGGTGTAGTTAAAACCTCCTCTTCTGCTCCAGGACTGGAGGCTCCAGAGCAGAGGCACCAGAATCAACTCCCAGCTCCCAGCCTAAGCAGCGCAGAGAGCACCCAGAGGCCCCAAGGGCCGTCGGGTGAGCATTCAGTCTTTAGCCATGGGGTCTGCAGCGTTGGAAATTCTGGGTCTGGTGCTGTGTCTAGTAGGATGGGTGGGCTTGATCCTGGCGTGTGGGCTGCCCATGTGGCAGGTGACTGCCTTCCTCGACCACAACATCGTGACGGCGCAGACGACTTGGAAGGGGCTGTGGATGTCGTGCGTGGTGCAGAGTACCGGGCACATGCAGTGCAAGGTGTATGAATCTGTGCTGGCGCTGAGTGCGGAGGTGCAGGCAGCTCGGGCACTCACCGTGGGCGCTGTGCTGCTGGCGCTGGTGGCACTCTTTGTTACCTTGACCGGCGCTCAGTGCACCACCTGCGTGGCCCCGGGCCCAGTTAAGGCACGGGTAGCACTCACGGGAGGAGCGCTTTACGCGGTGTGCGGGCTGTTGGCACTCGTGCCGCTCTGCTGGTTCGCCAACATCGTCGTCCGCGAGTTCTATGATCCGACGGTGCCGGTGTCACAGAAGTATGAGCTGGGCGCGGCGCTGTACATCGGCTGGGCGGCCTCCGCACTGCTCATGTGCGGTGGCGGCCTCGTGTGTTGCGGCGCCTGGGTCTGCATCGGGCGCCCTGAGTTCAGCTACCCGGTCAAGTACTCTGCGCCGCGGCGGCCCACAGCCAATGGCGATTACGACAAGAAGAACTATGTTTAAGGGCGGGAGGCATGGCGGGGCTCTTCCCGCAGCTAAGCCCGCGATGGGAAAGACCGATGCGGGAAGCCGTGTGTGGATGACGACCACCGCAGGGTTGCGCAGCGCAAGTCATGCTGGGTTCGGGCCAGACTTGCCCGCTCTCACAGAGTCCGTTGACCATCACTAGCCCGGCCTTGCTCAGAATAGACTACAGGCACTTTTAAGAACTTGACCGACCTTTTCTTCTATGAGCAGTTGGCCACAACGTGGGTGGAACTCTCAGATTTCATCGGTGAAGTAGGCACCAAACTGCCGCGAACAGTTCCTACTGAGATCCTGGGGGCATTAGATGCTGCCTTAATGTCCAGTGGCACCTGCTAACCTGAAAGGGCAGCTGGAGAAACCCCGCAGAGAGCACCCGGAGAAACCCCGGGGCTGCCATAGGGACGTGTTAAAAAGGGCATTTTCTTTGTTAGTGGAGAAGAACCTACTGAACCAAAGGACTTAGCCTGGACCTGGTCTCACTCCAGCACTCCCCCAAGGTGGGGGCCCTGTAGGTACCAGAGCCTTAGAGGGGTTGCCTTCCTCCTGGAAGCTTGGGGTTTGGGGGGTGGGCCGGGCAAGAATTTGCTCAGTAAATGGTTTGAACACTTTCAACTGTGTCCTGTCCTCTGTCCAGCCACTCCTTGTGCCCAGCTCCCTATTCATCTACCCACCCCTCCTCAAAGACTCCCTGCAGGGATTTCTTCAGTTTTCAACTCAGCCAAGTGCTGGAGTTAGGCTGGGATacaggaggggaggcagagcccaggagaggATCCAGCTGGAGTCTCACTCACATCATGGGAATGGCGACTTGGGTGATGGGAAGTGCTGAGAGTGGGTAGCTAGGTTGTTGGCTTCTCCCAGGAATACCTCCAACACTTTTACCCCCAGTGCTTGCTCAGCTCCAAGTATCAAGTGGCCACCGACAAGGGCACACAGCTAGACTAGGCACTTCCCTCATGTGTGGGAGCCACAGTGCATGGATGATGTGATGTGTTCAGTCTTTAGCTGACTGCAGTACATAACAGCTGCTATGGGAGAGGCACTTGCCCAGGGTAGCTGAGCCCATTGCAGCCCTTTGTCCTAGTCCTCTGGCTAGTGTGGCTCTAAACAGGGTCTAGGGTTTGTGTCCACCCTGCTGCTAATGCACCTATGTTCACAGAGAATTTTGGGTGTTACTATCCTGGGGGAAAAGAGGGTCCAGGACTTGGGAAAAGATCCCACGAGGGCAAAGCGAGTAAAGCCAACAGCCAAAGAAAgcttagtttctctctctttgggCTAAAAGGCCAGAGTCAGGAATGCACAGTGGATACGGGAAAGGGCTGCAACGAGGCATACAAAGCCCAGTCAGAAGGAAGGCTTGGCATCTGCCACCAACCCTGGCTACATCCAGTACCCAGTCTTTCAGGCCTGGTTAGGTGCCTCAGGGTGGGGAAGGGGTTAAAACCTAAGGATGTGAGCTTAGAGAGACTCAGGGCAGATTCTGGAATTGGGGACAAAGAAGGCAAGGGTGGAACTTACAGGGAAGCTGACTTTCTAATGGCTGCTCAGGCCCCAATGAGACAGCCTCAGTGGAAGACCTCACTGAATCAAGATGAACTCAGTCCAGCAGGTGCATGTGCAGGAAGGATCAAGAGCAGCCCCAAGCTTGGGAACATGTGATCCTAGATCTGGCCCTGTGCCCTACCAGGCCAGTGTATGGTTATGCTGGCACACTTGGCTGGTGGTGTACCCTTTCCACAGAGGTCTTTACCCAGTATAGAGTATGGGAAGGCAGCTGCTTGCTCTGAGTTCTTCCAAATGGCCAGGGTGGCTATGTGAAGGCAGTTGGCTGGTGGCACTATAGGTGGTCCAGGGAGGAGGGCCAATCCTACCCACCTCCCACCTGCGGACCCCCCCCCCCGATTTCctgaagggcagcctgggcttcTCACCACTGACTTAACACTATTCATCAGTACTTGGAATACTTAAAATGgcttaggctacatagtgagaacgtgtctcaaagaacaaaacactctacaacaaaaccaaactgggCAAAGAGAGAAACCTTTGTGAATAACCCCTCCTTCTAGGACTGTGTGCCATCCTGCCTTCCTTAGGAGCTCAGATGCCCACAAGTGGGTATCTCTTTTTACCATGTCTGCTTTTCTAGTACCTATATCCCCTTCTTCACCATCCAACCTCTCTATACTTACCTGCTCCAGGGACAATGACAGTTGGCTCCACCACTCTAAGACCCTTGCTTCCCTGAAGGTGTTAAGAGGCCAGAGATCCACTACAGCTGAGATATTCTGAGTAGGGTGTGAGTAATGTTGACAGAGCCTGGGGACACTGTTTTGTTGACCCTACTCATCCATTAGCCCTCCTTGGTCTGAGGCCTTCCCCCTGATACTTTATTTGCAAAGCAATGTGACCTCTGTTTGCAGAGACAAGGCACCTAAAGAGATCCTTTATGGCAAGTTGAAGGCCATGATAGAAGGATGGCCAAGATGGCGATACTGCTAGAGTCAGGCAGGCAGAGTCAGGTCCTTGGCATTGCTGGGCAGTGGCCATCACAGGTGCTGGTTGTGAAGATCCTTAGTACTGAAGGGCCCAGCCTCTGCCCATTGCCATCAGGAGGCCAGGAGAGCAGATGGGGAGACCTTGTCCCAGGGTTGAACAGAGAAGCCTCTATGCCTCCTATGTAGCACAGAGGACACCGGAACAAGGTTTCCCTGGATCCCAAGAAGGCTCAGAGTGCTTCTAAGTTCCAATAAGATCACAGACCCAGAGGGGATAAAACAtccaacattttattaaaaaccaTATAGtctcacatttcaaatgttatcttacAGTTGAATAGTGGCCAGGagatataaataaggaaaaggaGGTCACTTCTGGAGAAGTTGaattctggaaggaaaaaaaaaaaggtttcctaCAATTCatcctttctctccatttcaaACAAACTAGAGTGGGCCTTCCCATGGCCTGATGGGCTGCTGCTTCTGAGCAGCTTCAACAGAGGGTGAGGGTGAGTTTGGAGTAAAAGGTCATCCCATATCTATTGAAGTACTCACTGTCCTTCCACACTCCTTACTAAGTCTGACTGTCTATCTGCATGAAAAGTACCCAGACCCCCTTCACCTGGTTTCCTACAATTCCAGACCCTGGCTGACCACTTGTCCTGCCCGGGCAGCTTCATGGTTTCTATACAAGggccccttccttcccttgccaGGCAGTCTCTTGCTTCCCCCATCATGTAacatcttctccttcccctcccagttACACCCCTGCTTGGTAGCCAGACACACATAGCAGTGCTATTGGCAGTGCAGGAGAGATCTGCCTCCAGTCAGCCCTGGCCCGTATTGCTCCCCACAAGCTCAGTACACACTTGCCACTCGTGGGCTCCTTTTTTTGGAGTTAGACTAATTTAAAGTTAAACTTACCTGGCCCAAGTCACTGCTGACTACCTGCAAGTTTGACCAAGGATTTCCAGGTCCAGTCTAGACACTTTCCTTAATATGGCCCCTAGTGCTCATGCTATCTTGACAGAATGAAGTTCCTGAGCCACATGAGGCCAATCTGTTCCCCTATAGGTTGGGTTTAACATGGATAGAGCAGCCTCAGCCTGAAAGCTCCTTATATCAGAGGCTTGGAAAGTCTGCTCGGCCAGACGGAGGCTGAGATGTTCACAGAAGCATAGGAGAAAACTACTTCCACTTTCCAATGTGGCCCCTCAAAAAGAAGGATCATGTGGGAGAATAGTGAGGGCTTCATTAGGGAGGTGTTCTGAGCCACAATGGGCTGAGAGCCCATGCGGAACcaacagcttgctttcttattaaAGACTGAGTGCAGAAAAGCCCAGAGTGCCACTTCTGTGGGCCCCAGCCTGGGGCTTGTGGCTGTGGCTGTAAGAGACTCTGGGTGACCTCTGGGGCTGGTACTAGATAACCTGTATGTCACACATGATGCTCAGCCCATGGTGTGGGCATGAGAGAGAAAATCTGAGGTCATTTtggggagggtggtggtggtgtcaaaGGTGcttaatgaaattaattaattaattaattaatctttctCAAAAGCGCTCCATTGTGGCCTTGCTGGCATTCTTAGGTCAGACATTCCTGGGAAAAATCTCAAGACTGTGCTCTGACGGGAAACACAAGTAAACGCCTCTGTTGAGAGATACAAGAGCAGGAGTTGGGCCCGCGGACCTGGCCCGCCCATGCTTACCCTCAGGACAGCAGTGACACAAGAGCGTCCAGGAACTTGCTCCGGTCCTCAGCCTTCAGCTCAATTACtgaaataatgaaaggaaaacatcCCATGAGCAGGGAGGAGTGAGAAACAAGGCATGGTACGtggcctccccctcctccctcaggcTGACAGCTCTCCTGGCATTCCACACTGTGGGCTCCTGGCAGGCCTGGAGGTTCTGCAGTGTTGGGTTTCATCTCTTTCCCACTGTACTCCTGTTTTAGATCTGTCGGCTCCACTGTGGAGAGTCCAGAGCCTTATCTTGCAAGGACTCCACAGCATGCAGGGGTAAATGATGTCAGGCAGCACAGGGAACACCAAGCAGGTGACAACCCTGACACAGACCTGGACAGGGACCGGCATTAATGCCTGTCCCCACAGTGGTGCAGGCCACATCGGCCCTGCTCTGTGGTGTACTTCAGCTTCAGTGTCTTCTGGAGAGGACCCAACACAAAATACTTGTGTTTGGAAGGGCAGGCAGGGTTAGGCAGGTATGGTAAAGCAAAGTCAGGTACTGAAGAGGGCTTGCTTGCCAAGAGTGGGGTGCTCCGTGCTGCTGGCCAGCTCCCTAGAGTACAAAGCCTTGCCCACCAGGCTTATACTGACCATACCTACTTCCACACTTCCTACCTCCAGTTCTCGACCCTCAGAGGAATCCAGGGAGCTTCTAGCCTAAACCCTCCCACTCGCATCACAGGCAGGAATCAGGAGCTGCTGTTCATGGTGGACCAACCCCACAATGCCATAGCTACAGCTGCCTGGCCCAAAGAAGCCTGCCTGAGACACTGCAGGCAACTTGAACACAGACAAGTTAGTGTTGGGGTATCAGAGCATGGTAATGTAAGAAATTCCCTTGCTGAGAGATGCAGATAAAATACTGAGGTAGCTGGGCATAGATAGTGGtgtcagcactctggaggcagaggcagaggcagaggcagaggcaggcagatctctgtaagtttgaagacagccttgTTTGTTCTAGAGTTAAGTTCTAGGATAAACAAAGCTACAttacagaccttgtctcaaaataaaacaaacaaaaccaacctatccacaaccaaccaccaccaccacaacaaaacaaaaccaaacaaaactaaaaaaagaaacagagagggactggagagatggctcagaatttaagagcactgactgctctcccaaaggtcctgagttcaaatcccagcaaccacttggtggctcacaaccacctgtagtgagatctgatgccctcttctggtgcatctgaagacaactacaatgtacttatatataataaaagaagaagtagaagaaacagAGAGTTGTGTTCCCCAAGTTCCTTTGTTGAAACCCTAACTCTACTATCTGACACCTTGAGTCTGGAGTTTCAAACAGGTAAAATAAGGTGTTGAGGGTGTGTCCTACCCACAATACTAGGGGCCTTGTAAGAAGAGATCTGGGCATAGACATACATAGAGGAGTTTCAGAAAGAAGAAACTATGTAGCTAAGGACAGAGGCTGCCAGTCATACTGACACCTTGACTTCCAGTGCCAGACATGGCACTGAGAGGAATTAGCCTGTGGAAGTCACCAGGCTATTGTACTCTGCAGCCTAGGGAGCCACTGACAGCAGTGCATTGTCAAGTCAAGTCTGTTTTACCGTAAAATGTATCAgcgaggggctggagagttggcccagcagttaaaagcacttgttactcttgtaGAGGATGgtccaggctcaattcccagcacttaaacagtggctcacaaccatctacaatcccatttccaggagatccaacaggCATGTTcatggtgtacagacacacatgcgggcaaaacattcatacacataaagtaaaataaataaagcaaaaaaaaaaaaaaaagatgtgagcaAGAACAAGACGGGCCAGGTGTTGTGGTGCAGCCCTCTAACCcgagcacttggcaggcagaggcagtttCCATCTTGGTGTGCTCtagccagcctcatctacacagtgagatcccatctcaaaaataagacaaggacagccagagctatagagacttcacaaaataaaaacaaacaaacaaaaacaataatagtcttcccccaaaccctccaacaaccaaacccccaaaaaccaaaaaaccaagacatcaaAGCCAGCCAActaaaccaacaaaaaaagacagaccAGTTTGGTAGCCCCAAGCTtataatctctgcacttgggaagCACAGGCAGGAAAATTATAGGAActaggctagcttgggctatatagcctgtgtctcaaaaaaaaaaaggtaaatctGCTCAAGCATGAACCAAGTTGTGTGCTG encodes:
- the Cldn5 gene encoding claudin-5, whose product is MGSAALEILGLVLCLVGWVGLILACGLPMWQVTAFLDHNIVTAQTTWKGLWMSCVVQSTGHMQCKVYESVLALSAEVQAARALTVGAVLLALVALFVTLTGAQCTTCVAPGPVKARVALTGGALYAVCGLLALVPLCWFANIVVREFYDPTVPVSQKYELGAALYIGWAASALLMCGGGLVCCGAWVCIGRPEFSYPVKYSAPRRPTANGDYDKKNYV